TCCCCAGCATGCCTCCTCTGGCCCCCAGCTCCACGGGGTAGCGCTTCCCTGGAGTGGGACCTGAGACTGCACCCCAAGTCTCAGGTGCCCCCATCCATCCCCTCTCTGCACACCTCTGCTGAGCCCTCTGGCTGCTGTTCCTCGCCCCAGAGGACTGTGCCCCTCGGCCTGTGATGCCTGGGCCTGGCATCTGCTCAGGaaccctgctgggccctggagagGTTTCCAGACAGAGGCTCACAGCATCTCTGGGAAGCAGAGACCCCAGACGTGCTCTGGGGCCCTTGGTCTCCTCCCTCCCCGGGTGGGCACTGTCCCACGAGTGGGGGGACATGGGCAGGGGTGTGGAGCTGGGGAGCCCCCAGGTGTGCTGggccccagggagctggggacCTGCCTGGAGCCCTAGTGGGGCCGCCCACGGGTGGCAGAGAGCAGACCCAGAGTGGCACCATCCCTGGGCTGCACCCTCAGCCAGCGGGTCCCTGGGGCGAACTTTAGTGCAGCTGGAGCCCTCCATGGAGTGTCCCCTGCAGGAGATGGGGCCTGCGGCAGATGACACTCAGGGCCACAGTCTGCACCCTGATGCTGGAGCCACCGCCCGGCCTCCCTCCCCCGAACtggcgcccccacccccgccgccgcCTGGTCTGGGGGCACCCCCAGTGTTCACCTGTGGCCatggtgcgggggtgggggcgatGGCAGGCTCCATGTGGGGTGGCAAAGTCACTGCTACACCAGGTACTCCCTGAGCACCGTCTCCTTGGAGCGAGGAGGCCCCCGCCGCCCGAGAGGCACCCTAACGGGCCCGCTCCATGGCCGCCCTGCCAGGTGACTCGCCTGCTCCTGGAATGTGGCATCGCAGAGCCAAGGGGTGATCAGCAGGGGATGGGGGGCCAACCGCATGGCTTTCATGGGGGCaaagcagggctggggtgggcccCTCCGGGTGGGCCCCTCCCCTCCAGGGACCCTGTCTTGTCTCTGAGGCCCAGGGGCGCCAGGCCTTCCCAATGTCCACAAAGAACTGCCCTCGACCACTCCTTGGAAATCCCCATCCTGCGTGGGCTCGGGAGGCTGAACACCCCAGCCTGAGCCCAGGGAGTCTGCaggggctcccccaccccgggcctccCTAGCGTTCACGACCCACTGACAGCTGAGGGCACAGTAGCCCAGCTGCAGTGGAGCCTGAGGGTCGGCCCCTGGCTCAGCGCCAGATTGGAGGGAGACAATGGGGCACAAAGAGCCTGGACCAGCAGAGCAAGActtttgttgaataaaagagtgagcagacctggctggtgtggctcagtggattgagcgttggcctgagaaccaaagggtagctggtttgattcccagtcagggcacatgcctgggttgcgagccaggtccccaggggggggcgtatgagaggcaaccacacattaatgtttgtctccctctcttctccatcccttcccctctctctgaaataaagTGCGGGGAGTAGGCTGCAGGGTTCAGGCACTGGGATGGGGTAGGGACTCCATAAGAAACAGCACAGTTCGAATTGCATGATTTCGCCAAAATAGCTCTGTATACAAGGTTCCTCATCTATGCGCAGGTTTCCAAAGAGACGGGCCGCGGTTGGAGGCTGCGGGTCCTGGGTCCCGAGGTCCACAAGCAGCACGGCAGCACGGAAGCAGTGCCTGGCAGCAGCGCAGGAGCAGCCACACCGCGGGGCTGGATGGGTGGCAGCAGCCAGGGCGCACTAGACACGGCGCGGGAGGGCCCCTCCGCAGcccttggggagagagagagagagagagaggcactgaGCCCTTGCCCACCTGCCCAGACCCCATGCCTTGAGGCCAAGCACCAGCCCCCATCAGCTTTCTCAGTCCTTGAAGTCATGCCAGGCACACTGGCCCGAGAGGACATCTGCCTCCTGACACCCCAGGGCGCTCTCATCCCCTACAAGGACCTGGCTGGAAGTCCAGTCCCAGCTGGCTCCCAAGCCCACCTAGCCCCACACAGACACCGGCCCTGGGAAAACCCAGTCTCCACTCAAGGCGAGGGTAGTTCCCAGGGGACTCGTGTCTCTGGGGTGAAGGCAGTGGGTTTGTGGAGGTCCCGCTTACCCTGCTCCtctgtcctcctgcccctgcctgtcccccaccTGAGGCAGTGGACGGTGCCAaccaggtggggcgggggggcagggcagcaggccGGCAGACGGGGGTCTGGCTCACCACAGGAAGCCCACAGCCCCGTTGCCACTGTGAGCCGCCCCCCACAGCCAGCCTGGGTGCCCCCTCTCAGGATCAGGGCCTGAAGGGTCCACCCAGACCCCTGGGCTGTCCCTCGGCCTGTGTTCAGGAGGCCAGGCAGAGGACCCTCCCTCTGGTGCCTGAAAAGGGGCCACTTTCTCTAGCTCTTCCCCCGGCCCTGAACCCACCCTGGCCCTCCTCAAGAACGGACACGCCCAAGAAGACCCCCCTCCTTCTGCCTGGCGTGGCAGAGCCGATGGAGCTTTTCCCAACAGCCGCTGGGGGTGCGCCTGTGGCAGGCTGAGCTCCGTGCCGGACCATCCAGGACCTTGCTGGGTGACGGGCTGAGGCTGGTGGCAGTGCTGATGGGCAGCCCAGGAGAGGTGTGACAGGCCCGGGTGGGCAGGCCAGCCCCCTGTGAGGGCCCCGCCCGCACCCCTTGAGGGCAGACGGAAGCTGCTGCTTCACAAGGGTGTTCACACGGCCCCTCGGACACCCAGGGCAGGCGAGGCCAGCACACAGCTGGGACCTGGGCCCCTCCGAGGAGCCGGGGCCTTGGCCCGGCCCCCAcaggcctccctgcccctcctaggGGTTCTGGCCCCTGCCCTTGCTGCAGGCTGTCCCCAGGTCTCTGGCCAGCCCTGATTCCCTTCCTTCAGACAGCTCAAGGCCccggaggggggtggggagggtggggagaacgGGACCCCAGGCACCCGTGCCTCAGGAGTGCAGCAGGCGGGCCGGGACACCACACCGGGCAGGGCTCCCCTTTGCCCATGCAGGGCTGAGTCACTCCTCCCTGTGGGGCCTCTGGGCACCTATGCAAAGCAGCCCGCAGCTTCCTGGAGCCTGGAGCAGACGCTGAGCCCCAGCCGGGAAACGgcctcccccagccaggcccccaggtcACCCTGGGCCTGCAGGCTCATGGAGGTGTGTCAGGCAGCAGGCTGGGGCTTGGGCCCAGCACAGGGTGGGAGGGTGAGTTTGGGGGTAAGCAGGCCCAACAGCCTGGGGGGCAGCTCAGTCAGGCAGTTCTTTGCCCACCAATGCACCCCAGGGCTACACAGGGCCCCCCACGGGTCTGCAAGGGTCGAGGCCAGGCCGGCTCCGTGCCAAGAATGAGACTGGGTTGGACATGCTTCCGCGTGTGAGTGGAGCAGCGCCTGCCAGTGGCGAGCCTGTGGGTGCACGAGGGGTGTGGGCAGAGGCCGGAGGCCCGTGCAGGTACGGGctcctgggcgggggggggggggggggtggacggCACCAGGGGGCCCAGGAACTGGTGCCCTTCTATGCAGACCGATCCTTCTGGGGAAAACTGCCAAACGTGGGGCATAAAGTACGAAAAGAATCTTCTTAAAAGCAACACAGCCCCGGGGAAGGAGCAAGATGACCTGTCTGCACAGTGGGGACGCCCCAGGCGCTTCCTTCTGAGGCTGCCAACCCAGGGGTCTGGGACCTGGACGGCGTGTCAGGGCAGAAGACCACCGAAAGGGGGGTGAGAGATACTCAACCCTCCATGAAGCAGTAACCCTGAAGGACCACACCTGCCGTGGTGCAGGGGCTGCGGAGGAACCCCTGAAACCCCAAAGAACACAGCCCCATCCAGCCCCTGGATTTGCGCAACAGGTTCTTATCtcagagctggggggagggggagacaatGTGTCTGCTTGGGACGTAAATGACACGAGCACCTTCCTCCAGGCCTGGAGGGACTAGACCTGCATTCCGGAAGGCATGCAAAGAATCCTCACAGTTCACCGTTTGCAAGAAGATGAGCCGTTTCTGAGAAAACGAGAGAGCATGCCAGCAGACCCAGCACCCGCGCAGGGCTGAGACCCGTCCCTGCCATTACCGCTTGCTTCCGTCCGTCAGAGATTACAGGCAGAGGGACGAAAGAGAACGGGAGGGTCAAACAGCTCTGTCACGGAGAACTTCTGAAATAGTGACACTACCATAACTAAAATTTCAGCGTACGGGATTAGTGCCTGGAGCCCAATGCACAGAGAACAGACCGGAGGCGGCCCGGGACCAGCAGttggagaaatggggagaggcACTCCCCCAGCTGCATCCCTAAGCCAAGGGGGGGGCGAGGCGGAAGCTGTATGTAAAGAGGGAATGACTGACATTATCTCATCACTGATTAACGGCTTAGCGTGCATGTGAAAGCACTCCGCTGAAGGCAGAAGAAACAACAAGCCACACCCCCAGGCCCACAGGCAGGTTGGACAGACAGCTCCCAGGCGGAGGGGGCAGCCCAGAGGCCAGATGGGCAAGTGAGCCCAGGGGCCGAGACAAATGGCCACAACCCCACTGTCCCTCAGAGAAGCTGTCCCTCCCAGAGACAAGTGTGAAAACGACATTCATCCCCCAAAAGCTAATCTGGGTGTGGCTCCACCAGGCCCTCCCTGGGGGACGTCTCCGTCGGGATGCCACTGGTTCCACTCGGGGAGCGTGAGCCGAGGGAGGAAAACACAGTGTCTTCCATGCATCCCGCGGGGTCAGTAGAACACCCACAAGGAAGACAACGAACCCGACTCCTACCCCCCACACTGAGGCAATTCCCGGCAGGGTTTAGACGTAAATGTGAAATGTCACACGGAACACAGCGAATGCAGgcaaatttagaagaaaaaccaGAAGTGACTATCTTTTATGACTGAGGCAAAAATTTCTCAGACAGGAAACAAAGTGCgaatcataaaaagaaaattgatatgGAAACGTATCAAATGAGTAATTCATGTGCATCAAAAGACACTGGTGAGAGAATGAAAGGCAAATCATCGCTCAGTAAGATACTTTTAATTGGTCCAGCCACCAAGGAGGGAGCACAAAGGTGCTACAAGTCCACAGACAGGCCAACAGAAACATTTGGCCAAATATAAAAATGGTGCTTTGCAAGAGTCAGAAAGTATCTAGCTGTGCACTGTGAAAAagagaggcatttattgaagatacaagatacaagaaacattgtaacaTAAGACAAAGACGCCTCAGTGCCCTTTGAAGTaggcaccgtgggacctcacacagttctcccagtcaccatcagctgccctgtcgtattttcctgaatctcatggatggtctgaaatctcttccctttcaaaggtgatctgagtttggggaaaagccagaagttgcacagcgccaaatctgggctgtaggggctgagtcacctgggggatttgatgtttcaccaaaaactctgcacgagacgtgatgcatgagcagatgcgttgtcacgatgaagctgccaatcaccagctgcccatagctgtagcctcctgaattatccaaataatttttgtggaggaatgttcaagcttaacacaacatttgatgcagattcattgctctactcgctcagtcattttgaatgtgatggccacacagtgcacatgctcgcTCAACAGcacctaccgcccccactgaccagtacagtgaagtcgtcattgttcacacacgtgccTTCCAGTCCACGCTCCTTGGTTGCCAGGGCACATCCGTGTCGCACACACCATTTTTGCTgtattaacagtggctgggctttttctggacagacctcgtgtgcTCAAACGGACGGAAACACAGAAAGACACCGAACTTCATGAGTCATCAGGGAAGCCACCGGGAAGCTGCAATGCAAATGCTCACTCGCCTGCGGGAAGGGCTACGGGGAGAGACGGGCCGTCTGGTGTGGGCGGCCGGCACGCCCAAGCCCTGCGGTGGGAGGCCGCTCTGGGAAAcggctgggagtgtctcccagAGCCGAGCGTGGCTGGAGAAAGGAGTGGCGTGTTCACCAAATTCCGGGATGTCCACAGCAGCTCTGCTTGTGACCGACTGAACCAGAAACAATGTGAATCTATCAACAGCAGGATGAACAGTAAACGTGGTTGAGGGTGAGTTTTAACTACACACGGGGGAGCAAACCGGGCCAAGCGTCAGACTGGCGGCCAGACCGCGTTGGGCTCCTCCCGGGATGCCGGGTTGGGTTAATGCTGGAGCGGTGATTGATGTTATTCACACTCCAATAGGACAAAGGATTGATGACTTAATAGGATAAAGCTGACGATAACCTCATAGATGGAAAACGTTCTCGAGAAATTCCCTGCACACGCACCACACGGAATCTCCGTGAGGATGAAAGACAAGCCTTGCACGTGCGAGAGTGTCTTGTACACGTGCATTTACACGTGTACCGATGGCCGACAGCAATGTCGTCATGAGGAGGAAGCGCTGGAAACGTTTGCTTTAGCGCCAGGGAGTCACCGATGGGCCCAGCATTGCACGGGGGACCCCGGGCAGAAGGACAGGGCGCAGCAGAGGCACTGGCGGCAGCCCGTCCCCACGCACGGTGACAGCAGAACAGCGCCTGTGGGCGGGTGGCCTGACCCCGCGATGGGGACCTTGGAAGGGGGCGACCAGGACTCGGGAGAGAGCCGCACGTGAACACAGAGGGCGGAGCGACGCGCCCACGAGCCAAGGGATGCTGGCGATTGCCAGGGGCCACCAGAAGCCGGAAGGGACAAGCAGAACCCTTCTCTGAGGCCGATGGGACAGCACAGCCCTGCCACAGCACGCAGCCCAGCCTCTGGCACCGGGAGACAACCCACCTCTGTCGTCCAGGCCGCCAGGTCTGCGGTGCTCGACCCGGCGGCTGAGGTGTCCCGGTACGTTGACGCTGGGGGCGCCCGACCCACCGGCATTACTCTTCTAGGAAGACATCCGTGCAAAGCAGCACAGAGTATATGGAAAAGGAGACACTTTTTCAAAACAGCGAACAACCTGGAAATTACCCAGATTTCCGGAGGTGAGTTCACACATGGCAGGCGGCCAGGCCCTGGTGACAGAGTGGACGTGGGCTGCGGTGAGTGGGCCAGACTGGAGCTGTCCCCAAAGGCCCTGGGGCTCAGgcagcagctggggagggggggccgGCACACACTCGCTGCTGGAGCCAGCACTGTCCTGGGGCTCGTGACCTGGGGGTGGACAGGACACCACAGGCACACAGGCAGTCAGAGAGCTGCTGGAGTCgggccagagaggggagaggccGGGCTCCAGCGGGGGAGCTGCCCTGCGTCTGGGCAGGTGAGTGCCGTGGGCAGGGCGGGCAGGACGTGGGCCCGGCCTGGGCCTTTCGGTCGcactgctgtgggccaggccccatgggAAGCGGCAGGGCGCTGACCCAGCCGGCTGCCCAGACTGCAGGCTGCCCATCGACCCGCgctcccagcccaggcccagagcaggtccCAGGCCACGTGTGGTCGGCTCCTTCAGCAAACCATACACAGGAGCCCAGAGACATTCAAATCTCGACCTCAGCCCCCTCCACTCGCACCACACCCCAGGAGACGTCTTATGGAGGGGACCCAGGTGCTTGGCCGGCTCCTGAAGCAGATGTGACAGAACCGCACTCTCCCAACATCCTGGCTGGGCCCGGGAAGCCCCACCCCTTGCTCGGAGCTCAGGCCAGCGCCCCATCGAGACTGGCCCCGGAGCCCGGGCTCGCGGAGCACTCCCGGCGCAGGCACCCACGGCACCGAAGCCCCGCGCCCACGCTTCTGCTCCGCCTGGAAGAACAGCGGGCGGTGGGTGCACGTTCGCCACGCTGGTTTCTGAGGGTCGCTCGGACCGGAAGACTGGCTGTGGGGGCCGCGAGCTGAAGTGACACGCGGGAGCTGTATCTCCCCGCCAGAGGGACTGCGAGCGGGCCGGCCTGACAGCTCCGGTGGCAGCCAGTGCAGGGGCTCGGGCAGGGAGCTAGCAAGTACCTTTCTGTCTCGGAGGGTCCAGTGTTGCGGGAGAGCCGTGCGCGGGGGTCCAGGCGCCCGCTCGGACATGGCTGAAGGGCACCTCACTTTCAGTGGCTGAACGTCCAAGAGTGGCGTTGAAAAACTAGGGCTGGGAATGGGCGGCATGGACTTCTTGGCTTTCCGAACGCTGACGCCTTCCACGTAGAGGTCGGACCCGTGGACTTGCGGCAGGTCCACCGCGGGCtgcggggagggcagggagatgaGGTTAGGGGGGTTGAGCTGCccctcaccagggcccagggccccctTTTCTGGATCTGCCTGTCGGTCAGGCATAAGGCCTCAGAGAAGCCTCAGCCACACTTCTTGACGGCTGGGCTAcctgcgccccccgccccccgcagcaGGGTCCCACCCACAGAGCCAGAGGCTAGAGACCAGGGCTTGCAGGGGGACCTTTGAAGGAGGACACAGCTTCCCCTGAAGAGATGATGGAGGACGTGGTGGTTCCCAAAAGGAACGGCCTGGAAGGACCCAGTGCCCACGGGCATCTCTCCAGCCCGGTGTCCCCCCAGCGGGGTTTGCGTGAGCGGCCAAGGGAGCAGCCCCCGGCCCGCGGAGTCTCGGTTCCCCCGCTGCCCACCTGGGCTAGCCTCACCTGTCTCCACAGCAGCTCGAAGTTGCCGATGTCGCAGTTGCGGTCGCCCTTCCGGTCCACGACCACCTTGATGGTGTCCTCCTGCACCTGTGCGCACAGCCGGGCCGTGACGGGCGTGGAGGCGTGCATCGTCGGGCTGGAGTTGATCTCGATCAGCCAGGGCCGGAAGTCGCGCCCCAGGACGAAGTCGGCGCCGTAGAGCTCGAAGCTGCTCTTGCGCGGCTCCACGTGGTCCTGGGCCACCTTCATGGTGTTGGTGACGGCCCGCTTCATGGACGGGTAGATGAGGCTGCCCCACACGGACCCGCGGCCCTTCTTCTGCAGGTACTCCCGGAATGTGCTGCTGGCCCACATGTTGTGGGGGGGCAGCAGGGGGCTGCGGCCCTTGTCGTTCTGCAGGTGCCTCTGCACGGAGTTGTTGCAGAGGTGGACGGCGCTGCGGGGCAAGGCCGCGGTCAGGGCAGCCCCTCAGGCCCCCTGCACCGGCTGGATCCCAGCCACACCCCCGGACCCTGCCCCCCGGCACGGGGCAGGAGACCTCCATCAGCTCTCTGTCCTGCCCCGGGGGACCCGAGAGACTGCACCAGGGCCAGGTCCGAGGccctccagcacagggccaccACTTAGGTAGGGGTCCCCAGCAAGTGACAACGTCCTCGAGACTCAGTCCACTGTGCAGAGCAGCAGAGATGGGCCCTTGAAGAGCTGGTCGAGCGGGAAAGAGTCGCTGAGATTCCCAGTGACCCGATTTAGCCTCAGGCCTCGCCCTAAGCGCTACGAACAGAATAATGGCTCTGGGGAGATGCTGAAGCACTACAGGTCCTCTCAAGAGCCTTTCATTCACGTGCGCCTGGGGCTTTTCCATGGGGTTCCGGGTGCCGACACCGCCCCGGGACTGTGGGTAAGTTTTCCTTCCTTCAGATGCGAAAGGAAAAGGAGACCACGTAACGCTGGAGAGTCCCGGAACGTGGACGTGCAGGGCACACGCTGCCCCGCTGGTCACGCCTGGTCACGCCTCCAGGGGCTCCCCcgccagcctggggtgggggccggggtcCCAGATGGAGCAGCGGGGCTTAGGGGTGGGAGAGAGGCGCTCCGGACTTTTCCGAAGACACACTTCCTGGGAGCCCAGAGCACTGGCTTTGAGGCGCAGCAGGCCTGCGCCCGTCCCTTGGGAGGGAGGTCCCGTGAGCTCCCAGACCTCGGTGCCCCGTGCGCCCCGTGGTGGTGGCAGCGAGTGGCGGACACGGCCGGGGCGCCCTACCCACTCCCGCGCCCACAGCCCCGCACCGGCGGCCCACCGACCTGTCCAGGTCGTCCAGGGAGAAGCGCCGAGTCGAAAACCGCAGGTAGCTCTCCTTGTAGAACCAGATGGTCAGGGGGTTCCAGTCGGTGACCAGGAACCACTGCCTGATGTCGAACTTGGTGCCGTAGATGAGCAGCGGGGTCTCGATGTACTTCTGCACCACCCACCTGTTGTCCTTGGTGGGCAGGTGGTCTGCGGCCACCAGCTCCAGGACCTCCTCCACGCGGTCCATGCACATGATGTCTGCAGGGGGCCAGTGCTCAGCCCCGGGACCCCACCAGCGGCCTGGCAGGGGGGAGGGCGCTGCTCGCGGGCGGGGGGCTTGGAGCTCGGGGCCGGGCTGCAGCCAGTGCAGCCCCAGGACTCCAGGGAGGACGGGGGACGGAGACGGGGCTGCGGTGGGTGTGGCTGAACGGGAGTGTGGGGCCAACtctgggcagcagcaggcaggggcagtggggtgTCCTGCCGGCGGCGAGGACCAGTGAGCCCGCATCCCATGGGTGACTGGACAGGCGAGGGCGGGCCGGGGAGGGTGGGCCTGGGGTGCACAGTGTCCGCCCGCACCCGGCCCTCCTCACTCTGCGGAGGGTTACAACTTCCCACACTCACCCCCCAAAGTCAGGCCACAGGACTAGTGGTGACCAGGGACACCTGAGCAGAAGAGACATGGGCTGCAGCCCTTACCGTCACCTATGGACCCTGCAACCCTCTCTT
This DNA window, taken from Desmodus rotundus isolate HL8 chromosome 3, HLdesRot8A.1, whole genome shotgun sequence, encodes the following:
- the TTLL8 gene encoding protein monoglycylase TTLL8 — protein: MEPGERKRLLSASSEGDWREDHKLKRGISQDWSSSPKLDKYKIAKQLTEKAIKEKKIFCIYGHYPVIRATLRRKGWVEKRSHLLPRATANGEADGAAESKRAEGKENQAVAVEEKDDIHDMMSRLVKNETPYFLWTIKKDAVDYHSLNVDQALNHYGKTASFTTKIGLCLNMRSLPWYVQDNPETFFPRCYGLCSDSEKQEFLDDFRRTAASSILKWVVSQRHCLGSKAQSRREEAAGDGDPGSQKGAADDPKPTGLSGQLVDTACRVCQAYLGQLEHEDIDVSEDAAKDLTEDEWQELIQQYYSLVHGDAVIPDSRSHLSRCQALLNKISAVSPQTEIDGLRNIWIVKPAAKSRGRDIMCMDRVEEVLELVAADHLPTKDNRWVVQKYIETPLLIYGTKFDIRQWFLVTDWNPLTIWFYKESYLRFSTRRFSLDDLDSAVHLCNNSVQRHLQNDKGRSPLLPPHNMWASSTFREYLQKKGRGSVWGSLIYPSMKRAVTNTMKVAQDHVEPRKSSFELYGADFVLGRDFRPWLIEINSSPTMHASTPVTARLCAQVQEDTIKVVVDRKGDRNCDIGNFELLWRQPAVDLPQVHGSDLYVEGVSVRKAKKSMPPIPSPSFSTPLLDVQPLKVRCPSAMSERAPGPPRTALPQHWTLRDRKVTSPRTVLAPAASVCRPPLPSCCLSPRAFGDSSSLAHSPQPTSTLSPGPGRLPCVNSPPEIWRLGCVLWQGCAVPSASEKGSACPFRLLVAPGNRQHPLARGRVAPPSVFTCGSLPSPGRPLPRSPSRGQATRPQALFCCHRAWGRAAASASAAPCPSARGPPCNAGPIGDSLALKQTFPALPPHDDIAVGHRYTCKCTCTRHSRTCKACLSSSRRFRVVRVQGISRERFPSMRLSSALSY